The Plasmodium brasilianum strain Bolivian I chromosome 14, whole genome shotgun sequence genome contains a region encoding:
- a CDS encoding ribosomal protein L23, which translates to MFLSFIRLTPPKTPRNVFFPWQTFSVHKSGTFLEKNRLALRVPINLTKFEIREYLRKIYNAKVIKVNTLIKVPERRRNLSDYRFNYYRNGPRYKKAIITLEHEVPDSVKMIQSCKNIGRNPYITKKNVIYGVRSDVKITPTRSQLWHMGECRYSWRLPLTNLLADYKMNLNPDLRIDENLVQLAPDVTKPFMHSGISSETFKPNNVPKQTFPHIDLTPWRRQVKKIYDSGTLAPPESFPRDSKRHQMVESGNANKGAKRSPRSSQWKPPS; encoded by the exons ATGTTTCTTAGCTTTATTCGTTTGACACCTCCCAAAACACCaagaaatgttttttttccatGGCAAACTTTTAGCGTGCACAAGTCAGGAacttttttagaaaaaaataggtTAGCTTTAAGAGTGCCTATCAATTTAACTAAATTTGAAATTCGagaatatttaagaaaaatatataatgcaaaGGTTATCAAAGTTAATACATTAATTAAAGTGCCAGAGAGAAGAAGGAATTTAAGTGACTAtcgttttaattattatagaaatggaccaagatataaaaaagcaaTCATAACCTTAGAACATGAGGTACCTGACAGTGTTAAGATGATTCAatcatgtaaaaatataggtAGAAATCCATacattactaaaaaaaatgttatttatgGCGTTAGAAGTGATGTCAAAATTACTCCTACAAGATCTCAGCTGTGGCATATGGGGGAATGTAGATACTCATGGAGATTACCTTTAACAAATTTGCTTGCGGATTATAAGATGAATTTAAATCCTGACTTGAGAATTGACGAAAATTTAGTTCAGCTCGCACCAGATGTTACGAAACCTTTTATGCATTCCGGTATTTCATCAGAAACATTTAAACCAAATAATGTACCTAAGCAAACCTTTCCGCAC aTTGATTTAACACCTTGGAGAAgacaagtaaaaaaaatttacgaCTCAGGCACTTTAGCGCCACCTGAATCTTTTCCTCGTGATTCAAAAAGACATCAAATGGTTGAAAGTGGCAATGCAAATAAAGGTGCTAAAAGATCACCAAGAAGTAGTCAATGGAAACCTCCTtcatag
- a CDS encoding HD superfamily phosphohydrolase protein gives MKFDIGNINEFSSVETFLRNISLDKEDKILQTFEVKNIRTIYDLMYTVSFFKFTNCADVCNDENVEISNALNVKIRSPHKHIFDSNHTANNKFKKENGDRHNSHDTELYNTLSVASNGKCNNYNTLLKSSVSSAMHIIGAHNKDICNGAYSSGTHNNSYHNNGTHNKDENNIIPNSIHCNSSEVKEMYDYYEKIKEERKNMKNKVDYVYFDIYINSDVIKIFPITDKDKEKLINFIYEIIETNDILMMCIYLNLGHLWPKFELYNIRNISLFEKLLSERKEFEWIKNDMGISFYEFVLIVNFILKVKKKRIFCNNIFNQFNEYNCKNKKIKNTKTICDKIHQFIEFDNWTFKNIIDNPFFQRLRKLSQLGACQFVYPGATHTRFEHSIGVGFLSSKYFTHLCNRANLSAYHGELNRMLRCVQIAGLCHDLGHGPFSHTFETFFMNYKKEDTENKWDHASMSLKIAEHIIENLIDQDDMIDVSDIKIIKKLIKGREHNKSTCGLDPIDSLIEASFDIICNNRNGLDADRFDYLQRDSAIAPPNGTLPSLNCNRIICQSAVINGHITYNVKEIHPVWTVYMNRFSLFKQVYTHRKVRAMELMLCDGFRLADDIFKWSESLHDLDSFLDLTDSSIIYDIKKRAQKVDCDEKIKNSLKLINSVIHDRNSEYAYKYISEINISEPKLIKYLKDVTNEDRIARYTHGLSPDDIIIDWNHLNYGVGANDPLDSVYFFSSDNENEAFIAHKEYRGTHPRYFEECNVRLYCKNKKVAHLAKEAHLKFISNDVFSETSPIYKEILK, from the coding sequence atGAAATTTGATATTggtaatataaatgaattttcCAGCGTAGAAACATTTTTACGCAATATATCACTGGACAAGGaagataaaattttacaaacgTTTGAAGTGAAGAATATAAGAACAATATACGATTTAATGTATACCGTTTCCttctttaaatttacaaattgtGCTGACGTTTGCAATGATGAAAATGTTGAAATTAGTAATgcattaaatgtaaaaataaggagtccacataaacatattttcgATAGTAATCATACGGCAAATAATAAGttcaaaaaggaaaatggtGATCGCCATAATTCTCATGATACAGAGTTGTATAATACACTTAGTGTAGCAAGTAATGGTAAATGTAACAACTATAATACTTTATTGAAAAGTTCAGTTAGTAGCGCTATGCATATTATCGGAGCGCATAATAAGGATATATGCAACGGAGCATATAGCAGTGGGACACACAACAACAGCTATCACAACAATGGCACACATAACAAAGACGAGAATAACATAATTCCGAACTCTATACATTGCAACAGCAGTGAGGTAAAAGAGATGTATGATTATTATGAAAAGATAAAGGAAGAGaggaaaaatatgaagaacaAGGTTGATTATGTTTACtttgacatatatataaactctGACGTAATTAAGATATTCCCCATAACAGATAAGgacaaagaaaaattaataaattttatatatgaaataattgaaacgaatgatattttaatgatgtgcatttatttgaatttagGACATTTATGGCCTAAGtttgaattatataatattcgaAATATTAGTTTATTTGAAAAGTTATTATCAGAACGAAAAGAATTTGAATggataaaaaatgatatggGTATATCCTTTTATGAATTTGTATtaattgttaattttattttaaaagtaaaaaaaaaaagaatattttgtaataatatttttaatcaatttaatgaatacaattgtaaaaataagaaaataaaaaataccaaAACTATTTGTGATAAAATTCATCAATTTATAGAATTTGATAATTggacatttaaaaatataatagataATCCATTTTTTCAAAGATTAAGAAAGTTATCACAGTTAGGAGCTTGCCAATTTGTTTATCCTGGTGCAACTCACACTCGATTTGAACATAGCATAGGGGTTGGTTTCTTatcttcaaaatattttacccATTTATGCAATCGTGCTAATTTATCTGCATATCATGGAGAATTAAATAGAATGCTTCGATGTGTGCAGATAGCTGGATTATGTCATGATTTAGGACATGGCCCGTTTAGTCATACATTTgaaactttttttatgaattataaaaaagaggaTACAGAAAATAAATGGGATCATGCATCCATGTCTCTTAAAATTGCAGAACatattattgaaaatttaattgATCAAGATGATATGATAGATGTTAGTGATATAaagattataaaaaagttaataaaaGGAAGAGAACATAATAAATCTACTTGTGGATTAGATCCTATAGATTCTTTAATAGAAGCATCCTTCGacattatatgtaataatagaAACGGTTTAGATGCAGATAGATTTGATTATTTGCAAAGAGATTCAGCCATAGCTCCACCAAATGGTACTCTTCCATCCTTAAATTGTAATCGTATTATTTGTCAAAGTGCAGTTATTAATGGGCATATTACTTATAACGTTAAAGAAATACACCCTGTGTGGACCGTTTACATGAACAGATTTTCTCTATTTAAACAAGTATATACACATAGAAAAGTCAGAGCTATGGAATTGATGTTATGTGACGGATTTCGTTTAGCAgatgatatatttaaatggtCAGAATCTTTACATGACTTAGATTCTTTTCTTGATTTAACGGATTCAtctataatatatgatattaaaaaaagagctCAAAAAGTAGATTGTGAtgaaaagattaaaaattctttaaaGTTAATTAACTCTGTCATACATGATAGAAACTCAGAATATgcttataaatacatttcagaaattaatatttcagaaccaaaattaataaaatatttaaaagatgTAACAAACGAAGACAGAATTGCTCGATATACCCATGGATTAAGTCCAGATGACATAATTATTGATTGGAATCATTTGAATTATGGAGTAGGTGCAAACGATCCTCTCGACTCCGTTTATTTCTTTAGTTCagataatgaaaatgaagcTTTTATAGCACACAAGGAATATAGGGGCACACATCCTAGATATTTTGAAGAATGTAACGTTAGATTAtactgtaaaaataaaaaggtggCTCACTTAGCAAAAGAAGCACATCtaaaatttatatctaaTGATGTTTTTTCAGAGACCTCCcctatatataaagaaattttgAAGTGA
- a CDS encoding hypothetical protein (conserved Plasmodium protein), which translates to MGGDYFKLSEEVKLKGELTRKSNNIEDKAELFCFICLEKKLENSLLLSCCSLCTACVHKKCWFSWRKTQKLSSLRSKLLGLNKLDPLLCTICKTGTAKIEEERDFNWLVNNNSNKEFLQDELLRTIASILNNEVNDNNIPILHFKYIFSFNLIFLIISIIVIIFCTVIFHFTTTYVLLIALLVLYEVIVLQVVLYLYIKIRYS; encoded by the coding sequence ATGGGTGGTGATTATTTCAAATTAAGTGAAGAGGTAAAACTAAAGGGGGAATTGACCAGAAAGAGCAACAACATAGAAGACAAAGCAGagttattttgttttatatgcttagaaaaaaaattggaaaactCACTTTTGCTTTCGTGCTGTTCGTTATGTACAGCATGTGTTCATAAGAAATGCTGGTTTAGTTGGAGGAAAACACAAAAGTTAAGTTCGCTAAGATCTAAATTATTAGGGTTAAATAAATTGGATCCTTTATTATGTACAATATGTAAAACAGGTACTGCAAAAATAGAAGAAGAAAGAGATTTTAACTGGttagtaaataataatagtaataaagaATTTTTGCAAGATGAATTATTGAGGACTATTGCTTccatattaaataatgaagtgaatgataataatatacctatattacatttcaaatatattttttcctttaatttaatttttttaattatatcaattatagtaattatattttgtacagtaatttttcattttacaaCCACTTATGTTCTCCTCATTGCTCTTCTTGTACTATATGAGGTTATAGTTCTACAAGTagttttatatctttatattaaaatccgatatagttaa
- a CDS encoding AP2 domain transcription factor gives MNYEMNAKEKLSKNEKIKKKRDGYNTNSNNQTKNGCYEEKGNLYFPKYYEQRNNGYNNSTYDLINVLNKNGMHDDGQNNSDRRSTTLNDECDYDGDLRGSHDTVHSSSIYGNKTQVENYDSSSKYNEINFSNNVNQSLIRLFNINAGAKLEQSKYKGNSSSSSSSYSNNGNNGNNNKSNSSVHNSSSNNSNSSSSNNSNSSSSNNSNSSSSNNMNGKTFHSKMVPSNTHSSVSEINIIDEEKCEIKMDTKFIGRYIQNEQGKENNCEVSHYGSDESNFTDKVDSMYQEHSAAYQHKQNNRVNDYMDRKNAPENNDAFNKILTSRKKKIYSKDKQNSESNVVKYNNKDYIDKMLHNINKINTNNNNFVNVANTDIHMISEEDNIFKNDIAKKVLNNKNYLQTLNKNVENNDKSSAEQYNKCINVNHLKNGINNVFSEIKCVNNDSTVSRGRSNGRSSTSTSGSSNNTSNRVDQKEEFCGQNNGMSARDNCGNRGNSSNLNIQNKKLINDRDSKKIPGLRTSSDHVMKDQERYTDKAYNLMDTDSCNFALNNNNVSLNDRCKKIMIKSSCSLSSSSSSNIRENMLKTSEHIKMKSSLSGYDYCNYTVNNCSNRKNAVVNSHKVLSGEHSENTCEVRSSNNKMCILNNKKAFKSKKDKKMNNSSNSNTSSNTCSNISRNCSSKNNEDVYVTEDNGYYDKQKLCKVKYNTANSVGHTKCANEAIDDPSSCNSSLMKRTNRDQNNSMSSKYSTSDVYENKYGINDSKNVKKSLDIICGSKLVNINCQNNYYLMYNKESNDNYNKKNTNELENANPNETLLFNGIEKQQKDTSLNSHDSLLLKNVSYNDMYSSSLKDIRDEHFDYLKRNEESYKNLNFIVDAHEEVDIDDSVIYHKKINESVNSQSEESFTYNVRTCKEGERGGADEEYIEDEVEQTEDELININKDSKHEIDEELTEEVIEEEENCCSEWNENYNNEMKVVKKKVKKVKEKKFVKKNIAHKINGNDVQEDDFSKNKNDLYSLHYEDIYKGLLNMKNGGNRDELIKKNLLSALVSCMSLNKSENVQKFYNEQKVQKQNITHHPCVKRGALNTVTNDVLCDIGDEVNRDQVHSQVHNAMRSEECDHGLKNFAHFDNLKKKRKYHFKDLLNLLNNDETTKELRKDKLKELLENNANLQDIIIKLHEHNLLNHARYDAYDNNSNYDVNMKEEDVKNNSVKECKNKKAKKYTNMPGNKKELNEVLHYDEEYDNEKRHSNDNHDNLINVINYNDNSNDVKYVDELNSAANRMNKEEFHINNDHYKKIKLSVNYNEWNSNNEQRKIVMNRNEAGKAVDGNRRRANENIQGRASVYNSSSGNSYDICSMSNSHSHEVMNEKTQNDENDFNKYSAIVDELRYRKSRTDSDSIDFVGNDDEIKSMHVRNYYDNHEMLSNIKKYDSDDMCNKKYRDISNNEKQHKMYMSDIMKGSNVNSSNDNYFKLHSNLPSNLLSTSTSSSYSNDNLKISSNNCSVNDWSSNTYTNKYPMEENLPSNLNVNSQTNSHINKNGNNSYDKKRRRCDKSNVADLYNTSTPHEANINGSNIKVIDNDLSNEHYINQRNKQHFINLLNKMEVDNKATPKAALNNEYIINESMRNGSMDIYQKKQKVEEKENHEKEEDTLIETQDELQQQLAHQFNVSMNSSLNLTYHMTSDNFDENNKDLLWENILRQVSKGYEDKMKENSNNYGNRNVQFEKKMLFKSKSYNDNNTFLSLFLKRNISSFSDYKGPDVSHLHKNTLHNKNCGNEGKEFLLNRTNSLNINLNRVKGEQLDYHNEVNISSDVKGGKGRSSNDYGSNSNYNNISSNSNVNMNSNNNYSYSNYQGVSRFQGREQIVNSLCTESLKLSEDACDTHKEAPNNNLSYNESVVKHEDGKRDNEKEETANESMNNLTSDLTNGMENELTNELTNEVSNDMSNGTSNPVGSVIKNEIDITICTLANCPTHNPQSYIKNVSKKGDGQDGGMVKEENDELKRIPGVYYDKNSQRWFGEHKINGIKCAQSFAVKKHGCEEAKRLAIEWKKARIRGEVWDRFINKKKKSNSNNNCVSKASKSSRPSVEELRLKYLSMSKNMPKVRGVWFNSTPQRMGWVGQAYKKCKRIERIFSVNKYGFEGARKLAIAFRNSQKPSNEDSDEDSWSKDDKVNIKNSEENISNYEYKNTYMNSINGTKNENNNTIDNDTSNDIEGADARINLCRDALLFILHDLETILELNIPMLNNNINMYKICIKHHLNYLTLIKSEEQIIPYLNVFGDYIQRCILPTDLPYAELYVLIDSLIHNDILPSFDHKENFAEYAVVEDPGIITPSMLL, from the coding sequence ATGAATTATGAAATGAatgcaaaagaaaaattatcgaagaatgaaaagataaaaaaaaaaagggatgGGTATAATACAAATAGCAATAATCAAACAAAAAATGGATGTTATGAAGAAAAGgggaatttatattttcctaaatattatgaacaaagAAATAATGGTTATAATAACTCAACATACGATTTGATAAATGtactaaataaaaatggaatgCATGATGATGGACAGAACAATAGTGATAGAAGAAGCACAACGTTAAATGATGAATGTGATTATGATGGGGACTTAAGAGGCTCACATGATACTGTACATAGCAGTAGTATATATGGGAACAAAACACAAGTTGAGAATTATGACAGTTCaagtaaatataatgaaattaacTTCAGTAATAACGTGAATCAGTCTCTGATAAGGTTATTTAACATTAATGCTGGTGCTAAATTGGAACAGAGTAAATACAAAGGcaacagtagtagtagtagtagtagttaCAGCAATAACGGTAATAACggcaataataacaaaagcAATAGTAGCGTTCATAACAGTAGCAGTAACAACAGCaatagtagtagcagtaacaACAGCAATAGCAGCAGCAGTAACAACAGCAATAGCAGCAGCAGTAACAATATGAATGGTAAAACGTTTCATAGTAAAATGGTTCCAAGTAATACCCATTCAAGCGTGagtgaaataaatataatagatGAGGAAAAgtgtgaaataaaaatggataCAAAGTTTATTGGtagatatatacaaaatgagCAAGgcaaagaaaataattgtGAAGTATCACATTATGGTTCAGACGAATCTAATTTTACAGACAAGGTGGATAGCATGTATCAAGAACATTCAGCTGCTTATCAAcacaaacaaaataatagaGTTAATGATTACATGGACAGAAAAAATGCACCTGAAAATAATGAtgcatttaataaaatattaacaagtagaaagaaaaaaatatattcaaaagaCAAACAAAATAGTGAATCAAATGttgttaaatataacaataaggattatattgataaaatgttgcacaatataaataagattaatacgaataataataattttgtcaATGTAGCCAATACAGATATTCATATGATTTCAGAAGaggataatatttttaaaaatgatatagcAAAAAAggttttaaataataagaattatttacaaacattaaataaaaatgtagaaaataatgataaatcaTCAGCAGAGCAGTATAACAAATGCATTAACGTGAACCACTTAAAAAATGGGATCAATAATGTGTTTTCAGAAATTAAGTGCGTCAATAATGACAGTACTGTAAGTAGAGGGAGAAGCAACGGAAGAAGTAGTACTAGTACCAGTGGCAGTAGTAACAATACAAGTAACAGAGTTGATCAGAAAGAAGAATTTTGTGGTCAAAATAATGGCATGTCTGCGCGTGATAATTGCGGTAACAGGGGAAACAGTAGTAATTTGAATATACAGAATAAGAAGCTGATCAATGATAGAGACAGTAAGAAGATTCCAGGATTGCGCACCAGTAGTGATCATGTTATGAAAGATCAGGAAAGGTATACGGACAAAGCGTACAATCTTATGGATACCGATTCATGTAATTTtgctttaaataataataatgttagtTTAAATGACAGGTGCAAGAAAATTATGATCAAGTCATCATGTTCATTGTCATCGTCTTCATCAAGTAATATTCGggaaaatatgttaaaaacgtccgaacatataaaaatgaaatctTCATTAAGCGGTTATGACTATTGTAACTATACAGTTAATAACTGTTCAAATAGAAAGAATGCGGTCGTAAACTCACACAAGGTGTTGAGTGGAGAACATAGCGAAAATACATGTGAAGTAAgaagtagtaataataagatgtgcattttgaataataaaaaggcaTTCAAGAGTAAGAAGGACAAAAAGATGAATAACAGTAGCAATAGTAATACCAGTAGCAACACCTGTAGCAATATTAGTAGGAATTGCAGCagcaaaaataatgaagatgTTTATGTAACTGAAGATAATGGGTATTATGACAAACAGAAATTATGCaaagttaaatataatacagcAAACAGCGTAGGCCATACTAAATGCGCGAATGAAGCGATCGACGATCCGTCAAGTTGTAATAGTTCTTTGATGAAGAGAACAAATAGGGATCAAAATAATTCAATGAGCAGTAAATACTCAACTAGTGatgtatatgaaaataagtATGGTATAAATGATAGTAAAAATGTTAAGAAAAGTTTGGATATAATATGCGGTTCTAAACTAGTGAACATAAACTGTCAGAACAactattatttaatgtataaCAAGGAGAGCaatgataattataacaaaaagaaTACTAATGAACTTGAAAATGCAAACCCGAATGAAACATTGTTATTTAATGGGATAGAAAAACAGCAGAAGGATACATCACTGAATAGTCATGATTCACTGTTATTGAAAAATGTATCATATAACGATATGTACTCATCAAGTCTGAAAGATATACGTGATGAACATTTTGACTATTTAAAACGAAATGAAGAATCctataaaaatttgaatttcATTGTTGATGCTCATGAGGAGGTAGATATAGATGACTCTGTAATTTaccacaaaaaaataaatgaatctGTTAATTCGCAATCTGAGGAATCGTTTACCTATAACGTTAGAACGTGTAAAGAGGGAGAAAGGGGGGGGGCAGATGAAGAATACATCGAGGATGAGGTGGAGCAGACTGAGGATGAACTGATAAACATTAACAAGGATAGTAAGCACGAAATAGATGAAGAGTTGACTGAAGAGGTTATCgaagaggaagaaaattGCTGTAGTGAATggaatgaaaattataataacgaAATGAAGGttgtaaagaaaaaagtaaaaaaagttaaagaaaaaaaattcgtaaaaaagaatattgcGCATAAGATAAACGGAAATGATGTGCAGGAAGATGATTTTTCGAAAAATAAGAATGACTTATATTCTCTTCATTatgaagatatatataaaggccttttaaatatgaaaaatggaGGTAATAGAGAtgagttaataaaaaaaaatttgttgaGTGCGCTGGTAAGCTGTATGAGCTTGAATAAAAGCGAAAATgtgcaaaaattttataacgAACAGAAGGTacaaaagcaaaatataacGCATCATCCATGTGTTAAGAGGGGAGCGTTAAATACGGTAACAAATGATGTACTATGTGATATTGGAGATGAAGTGAATAGGGACCAAGTGCACAGCCAAGTGCATAATGCAATGCGAAGTGAGGAATGCGATCATGGGTTGAAGAATTTTGCTCATTTTGATAATttgaagaagaaaagaaaataccaTTTTAAGGATTTATTGAATTTACTTAATAATGATGAAACAACAAAAGAGTtaagaaaagataaattaaagGAATTATTAGAAAACAATGCAAATTTACAGgacattataattaaattacatGAACATAATTTGTTAAACCATGCAAGATATGATGCGTATgataataattctaattaTGATGTAAATATGAAAGAAGAGGATGTAAAAAACAATAGTGTAAAGGAGtgtaagaataaaaaagcgAAAAAGTATACGAACATGCCAGGTAATAAAAAGGAGCTTAATGAAGTTTTGCACTATGACGAAGAATATGATAATGAAAAACGTCATTCGAATGATAATCatgataatttaattaatgtaATCAATTATAATGATAACAGTAATGATGTAAAATATGTGGATGAATTAAACAGTGCTGCTAACAGAATGAACAAAGAAGAATtccatataaataatgatcaTTACAAGAAAATAAAGCTTTCCGTTAATTATAATGAATGGAATAGTAATAATGAGCAGAGAAAAATAGTAATGAATAGAAATGAAGCGGGAAAAGCAGTTGACGGAAATAGAAGAAGGgctaatgaaaatatacaagGTAGAGCCTCTGTGTATAATAGTAGCAGTGGAAATAGCTATGATATCTGCAGTATGTCCAATTCTCATTCACATGAAGTTATGAACGAAAAGACACagaatgatgaaaatgattttaacaaatattcCGCTATTGTGGATGAATTACGTTATCGTAAAAGTAGGACGGATAGTGATAGCATTGATTTTGTGGGGAATGATGATGAGATTAAATCAATGCATGTACGAAATTATTATGACAATCATGAAATGTTAAGTAATATTAAGAAGTACGATTCGGATGATatgtgtaataaaaaatatagagatATATCGAATAATGAAAAGCAgcataaaatgtatatgtcTGATATTATGAAAGGGAGTAATGTAAATAGCAGTAATGATAACTACTTCAAATTGCATTCGAATCTACCAAGTAATTTGCTAAGCACAAGCACAAGCAGTAGTTATAGCAATGATAATCTAAAAATTAGTTCAAATAATTGCAGCGTGAATGATTGGTCATCAAATACGTATACCAATAAATACCCCATGGAGGAAAATCTACCTAGTAACTTAAACGTTAACTCGCAAACGAATTcacacataaataaaaatggcaATAACTCTTACGATAAAAAGAGGAGAAGATGTGATAAGAGTAACGTAGCGgatttatataatacgtCTACTCCTCACGAAGCCAATATAAATGGTTCGAATATTAAAGTTATTGACAATGATTTAAGTAATGAGCATTACATCAACCAGAGGAATAAGCagcattttattaatttattaaataaaatggagGTAGATAATAAAGCTACTCCAAAGGCAGCGTTGAATAATGAGTACATAATTAATGAATCAATGAGAAATGGTAGTATGgatatatatcaaaagaaacaaaaagtaGAAGAGAAAGAAAATCATGAAAAGGAAGAGGATACGCTAATAGAAACACAAGATGAATTACAACAGCAGTTAGCACATCAATTTAACGTTAGTATGAATAGTAGTCTCAATTTAACATATCATATGACTAGTGATAATTTTGATGAGAATAATAAAGATTTATTATGGGAAAATATCTTAAGACAAGTATCAAAGGGGTATGAAGATAAGATGAAAGAAAACTCAAATAATTATGGGAATAGAAATGTTCAATTTGAAAAGAAGATGttatttaaaagtaaaagttataatgataataacacatttttaagtttatttttgaaaaggaatatttcatcattttctgATTATAAAGGACCCGATGTATCACATTTACACAAGAACACAttgcataataaaaattgtggGAATGAAGGTAAAGAATTTTTGCTAAATAGGACCAACagtttaaatataaatttaaaccGAGTGAAGGGAGAGCAACTAGATTACCACAATGAGGTGAACATAAGTAGTGACGTTAAAGGCGGCAAGGGTAGAAGCAGTAACGATTAtggtagtaatagtaactaTAACAACattagtagtaatagtaatgttaatatgaatagtaataacaactACAGCTACAGCAATTACCAAGGCGTGAGCAGATTCCAGGGAAGAGAGCAGATTGTCAATTCTCTTTGCACGGAATCGCTTAAATTGTCGGAGGATGCATGCGATACTCATAAGGAAGCTCCGAATAATAACTTGAGTTACAATGAAAGCGTCGTAAAACACGAGGATGGAAAAAGAGATAATGAAAAGGAGGAAACGGCAAATGAATCGATGAACAATTTGACAAGCGACTTGACCAACGGAATGGAAAACGAACTGACGAACGAGCTGACCAACGAAGTTTCTAATGATATGTCAAATGGAACATCAAACCCTGTAGGATCAGTgataaaaaacgaaatagaTATTACTATATGTACATTAGCAAACTGTCCAACGCATAACCCACAgagttatattaaaaatgtatccAAAAAAGGAGATGGGCAAGATGGGGGAATggtaaaagaagaaaatgatgAATTGAAAAGAATACCAGGTGTATATTATGATAAGAATTCACAAAGATGGTTTGGTgagcataaaataaatggtaTCAAATGTGCTCAAAGTTTTGCTGTTAAAAAACATGGATGTGAAGAAGCCAAAAGATTAGCAATTGAATGGAAAAAGGCTAGAATAAGAGGAGAAGTATGGGATcgatttattaataaaaaaaagaaaagtaatagtaacaataattgTGTCAGTAAAGCATCTAAATCAAGTAGACCATCAGTTGAAGAATTAcgattaaaatatttatctatGAGTAAAAATATGCCTAAAGTTCGAGGCGTATGGTTTAATTCTACACCTCAGAGAATGGGATGGGTAGGACAagcttataaaaaatgtaaaagaattgaaagaattttttctgttaataAATATGGTTTTGAAGGTGCAAGGAAATTAGCTATTGCATTTCGAAATTCACAAAAACCGTCTAATGAAGATAGTGATGAGGATAGTTGGTCAAAGGATGATAAAGTTAATATAAAGAATTCtgaagaaaatataagtaattatgaatataaaaatacctATATGAATTCTATCAATGGTACTAAGAATGAGAACAATAATACTATAGATAATGATACTAGTAATGATATTGAAGGTGCTGATGCaagaataaatttatgtagAGATGCActactatttattttacatgaTTTAGAAACTATATTAGAACTAAATATACCaatgttaaataataatattaacatgtataaaatatgtataaaacatcatttaaattatttaacgtTAATAAAGAGTGAAGAACAAATTATTCCTTATTTAAACGTTTTTGGTGATTATATACAACGATGTATTTTACCTACCGATCTCCCATATGCTGAACTTTATGTCTTAATTGATTCTTTGATTCATAATGATATACTTCCTTCTTTTGATCATAAGGAAAATTTCGCTGAGTACGCTGTAGTTGAGGACCCCGGAATAATAACTCCCTCTATGttattatga